In Jejubacter calystegiae, the following are encoded in one genomic region:
- the yfaU gene encoding 2-keto-3-deoxy-L-rhamnonate aldolase → MNPILSNPFKAALQRGETQIGLWLSSTTAYMAEIAATSGYDWLLIDGEHAPNTIQDLHHQLQAVAAYPGQPVIRPVDDRRSLIKQVMDIGARTLLIPMVESADQAREIVSATRYPPLGSRGVGAGVARAARWGRVENYMAQANDEFCLLIQVETKTALDNLDAILEVEGIDGVFIGPADLSASLGYPDNAGHPEVQRIIGQSIGRIRAAGKAAGFLAVDPAMAKKALGWGANFVAVGVDTMLYTEALDRRLALFKSLPDGREPGGSY, encoded by the coding sequence ATGAACCCGATTTTATCGAATCCCTTTAAGGCGGCGTTACAGCGGGGAGAGACGCAGATTGGCCTGTGGCTAAGCTCCACCACGGCCTATATGGCTGAAATTGCCGCAACCTCAGGCTATGACTGGTTGCTGATCGATGGCGAACATGCGCCGAATACCATTCAGGATCTGCATCACCAGTTGCAGGCCGTTGCGGCTTACCCCGGCCAGCCGGTGATCCGCCCGGTGGACGACAGACGCAGTCTGATCAAGCAGGTGATGGATATTGGCGCGCGGACGCTGCTGATCCCGATGGTGGAAAGCGCTGATCAGGCCCGGGAGATTGTTTCCGCCACCCGTTATCCACCGCTGGGGAGCCGCGGCGTCGGCGCCGGGGTAGCACGCGCCGCGCGCTGGGGCCGGGTTGAAAACTATATGGCTCAGGCGAACGACGAATTCTGCCTGCTGATCCAGGTGGAAACCAAAACCGCGCTGGATAACCTGGACGCTATTCTGGAAGTTGAAGGCATCGACGGGGTGTTTATCGGCCCGGCGGATCTCAGTGCGTCGCTGGGCTACCCGGATAACGCCGGCCACCCGGAGGTGCAGCGAATTATCGGGCAGAGTATTGGCCGTATTCGCGCCGCCGGGAAGGCGGCGGGCTTCCTGGCGGTTGACCCTGCCATGGCGAAAAAAGCGCTGGGTTGGGGGGCGAACTTTGTGGCGGTGGGGGTCGATACCATGCTCTATACCGAAGCCCTGGACAGGCGGCTGGCTCTGTTTAAATCGCTGCCGGACGGGCGGGAGCCGGGGGGAAGCTACTGA